A window of the Lepisosteus oculatus isolate fLepOcu1 chromosome 14, fLepOcu1.hap2, whole genome shotgun sequence genome harbors these coding sequences:
- the LOC138242995 gene encoding zona pellucida sperm-binding protein 3-like, producing the protein MYFQATAYFATAEQRLYIHSCYVTEKPDQHSQPRFPVIDNLGCMVDSKADGCLSRFVPSKQKDVLRFTIDAFLFQKKLSRKHEVTELYMHCGSC; encoded by the exons atgtacttccaggccactgcctactttgccacagCAGAGCAGAGGCTGTACATCCACTCGTGTTATGTAACGGAGAAACCAGACCAGCACTCCCAGCCCCGTTTCCCTGTGATCGACAACTTGGG gtgcatggtggacagcaaggcagatggctgcctgtccaggtttgtcccctccaagcagaaggatgtgctccgcttcacaattgatgccttcctcttccagaagaagctgtccaggaag catgaagtgactgagctgtacatgcactgtggctcctgctaa